GCCGGGCGTCGCGGCGCGAGTGCTGGAGCAGGAGCAGCGCGAGCAGCGCCCGGACGACGGGACGGCCGGGCAGGAGCCCGTCGAGCACCCGCACGAGCCGGATCGCCTCGTCGCCGAGCGCGGTCCGCAGCGGGTCCGGCTCGTCCGTCGGGTGGTACGCCGCCGTGAACACGAGGTAGAGCACCGTCGCGACGACGTCGAGGCGCTCGTCGAGCCGCTCCGGCGGCGGCGTCGCGAACGGGATGCCCGACGCGGCGAGCCGCTTCTTCGCGCGCGTGAGCCGGGCCGCCATCGTCGGCTCCTGCACCAGCAGCAGCCGGGCGATCTCGGCGGTCGCGAGCCCGGCGACGAAGCGCAGGGTCAGTGCGACGCGCGCCTCGGGGGCCAGCGCCGGGTGGCAGCACGCGAACACGAGCCGGAGCCTGTCGTCGCTCACGTGCGCCCCCGGGTCGGTCGCCTCCACGGCGAGCGCGCGCGTGCGCTCGTCGACCACCATGAGCGGCTCCTTGCGCCGGTGCACCGCCTCGGCGCGGAGCCGGTCGAGCACCCGGCGCCGGGCCGCGGTGAGCAGCCAGGCGCCGGGCGAGGACGGCACCCCGTCGGCCGGCCAGCGGCGCGCCGCGGCGACGAACGCGTCGGCGAGCGCGTCCTCCGCGAGGTCGGGCCGCCCGAACTGACCGATGAGCAGCCCGAGGACGGGCGACCAGTGCGCGCGCCACGCACGGTCGACCGCGTCCGCCGCGTCCGCGGGCTCGGTGGCCGCGGCTCCCGTCGTCCGTGCCGGTCCGGCCACGTCGGCGAGGCCCGCCGTGCCGGCCCGTCCCGCGTCGCCCGGCGGCGGCGTGCTCGCCGCAGCCGCACGCGCGGGATCGGGGCCGTCGGTCACCGCGGCGTCACAGTTCGATCGTCGGGCGGATCTCGATCGTGTACTCGGGGAGCAGCCGCACCAGCTCGCTCACCACGTCGAGGTCCGGCGCGTCGACCAGGTAGAAGCCGCCGAGCTGCTCGGCCGTCTCCGCGAACGGGCCGTCGGTCACGGTCACGTCGTCACCGCGCCGCCGGATCGTCGTCGCGGCGTCGACCGACGCGAGCCCCTCGCCC
The Cellulomonas sp. NS3 DNA segment above includes these coding regions:
- a CDS encoding RNA polymerase sigma factor, which gives rise to MAGPARTTGAAATEPADAADAVDRAWRAHWSPVLGLLIGQFGRPDLAEDALADAFVAAARRWPADGVPSSPGAWLLTAARRRVLDRLRAEAVHRRKEPLMVVDERTRALAVEATDPGAHVSDDRLRLVFACCHPALAPEARVALTLRFVAGLATAEIARLLLVQEPTMAARLTRAKKRLAASGIPFATPPPERLDERLDVVATVLYLVFTAAYHPTDEPDPLRTALGDEAIRLVRVLDGLLPGRPVVRALLALLLLQHSRRDARLDDAGALVLLPDQDRSRWHADEIAEGLAVLRSVPPGVGQAEEYRLQALVAAEHATAPTADATRWGVVADLYGRLEELTGSPVVRLARAVAVAETEGPEAGLALLDGLDAALPSHHRVPSVRAELLARAGRPAEAAASFRAALGLVHNPVERRHLEGRLAATEA
- a CDS encoding YciI family protein — protein: MRFLVLLYEDERAWAALDADGRAEVFRQHDAFSAAVAAHGCTIAGGEGLASVDAATTIRRRGDDVTVTDGPFAETAEQLGGFYLVDAPDLDVVSELVRLLPEYTIEIRPTIEL